GGGGTGGAAACTCAATTCACCAGCATGTGGCTCTAGTTCCGCACAATCCTGGGGGGTGGTGCATACTGCCTTGGGAATATTATCTGCATCTTCAGAGGGAAGAGACCTATTTGAGCAGCAATGGTCTGTGTCCCTTGTATCTGTTGTAGACTGTCAATAACAATCTGGGTGAGATCTATTAAAACGGATAGTTTCAGCTCCTGTCAAGCTTTCCTAATGCCTTAATGGCTCACTTAGTAAATAATAGATGGTTTCTGCTTCTCGAGATTGGAGTCAAACATATTTCCAGGTCCCTGCTTGTAGCTGACCTCAATCATTTAGCAAGCTCCAACTAGCACAGGGACCGAAAGGCTGCAGGAAGGAAAGCCAGGGGCTGATACTTGTGTTTCGGATTCTCACCCCCAGGATCCAGTTTAGTATTCACTCGtgtactgaaggaatgctgcacctCGAAACGCTCCGGTCTGTGCAAGGTTTCAAAGGTTCCCTGgaaggagtggggggtggggggagttgggggatggtggggtggggaggtagggggttgggggagatggtgtgggggggggttgggggatggcagggtggggtggggaggtagggggttggggggatggtgtggggggtgttgggggatggtgaggtggggaggtagggggttggggggatggtgtgggggggttgggggatggcggggtggggtggggaggtagggggttggggggatggtgtgggggggtgttgggggatgGTGGAGTGGGGAGGTAGGGGGTTGGGGGAtggtgtgggggtgttgggggatggtggggtggggagatagggggttggggggatggtgtggggggatgttggggtggggaggtagggggttgggggaatggtgtggggggagttgggggatgaCGGGGTGGGGAGGtagggggttggggggatggtgtgggggggggttgggggatggcagggtggggtggggaggtagggggttggggggatggtgtgggggggggttggggatggtggggtggggaggtagggggttgggggatggtgtggggggagttgggggatgacggggtggggtggggaggtagggggttggggggatggtgtggggggggtgttgggggatggtggggtggggaggtagggggttgggggatggtgtgggggtgttgggggatggtggggtggggagatagggggttggggggatggtgtggggggatgttggggtggggaggtagggggttgggggatggtgtggggggagttgggggatgacggggtggggtggggaggtagggggttggggggatggtgtgggggggggttgggggatggcagggtggggtggggaggtagggggttggggggatggtgtggggggggttggggatggtggggtggggaggtagggggttgggggatggtgtggggggagttgggggatgacggggtggggtggggaggtagggggttggggggatggtgtgggggggttgggggatggcagggtggggtggggaggtaggggggatggtgtggggggggttggggatggtggggtggggaggtagggggttgggggatggtgtggggggtgagaggggggttggggcaggggaggtggggggttggggttggggtgggggatgggaagaggttggggggatggtggggggggttGTGGGCGGGGGAGTTGGGGGGTtgtgggatggggggggtggggtggttgggggtggggcatgggaaggggtgggggtgggggttgggggggagttCTTGCCCGTGACCTAGGCCAGCAGTACTCCCTCTGCTAAAAAGAAAGACCTCACTGATCTGGCTATGCATCTCGTTGTTAcctatgggatcttgctgtgtgtcgCTGACTACATATTTCCCAGACCTTTCAAAGACATGGTGATGGCCGTGAATGAAAACTAGAGGGGTTTTTTCTGTGATATGGTGTAGCCCATTGGACTCAATATGGTCTGGGTGTTCAAAGAACTGCAACTCCAGATGGGAGTGTAAACCCAGGTGAGTATCCTGCCTGTTAGTCCCGGAGGTCCTGGTCTGGTCAGCCTGAGCATCAGTCACAGAATAGCCACTGTGCTGAATGTCCCAGCTTCCCATTGATGGACAAATGCCAGCATGCCCGGGTATAAACTGGTTAGATTTCTGTAGGTTTACCTTCAGCAGTGAGGTTAATTTTCAGGCCTCGTCAATTAATGTCACTCTTTACTCAAATTAGGACTCCCCCATAAATCACTCCAAAGTGAGAATATTACATGAGCTGAATGATCTGAAAAGCTGGCGATGATCAGTTGGATTAATGACGACCCCCCCTTGGCTTTCCCTCTGGATGGTAATTTAGCCATGCAACCGGAAAGTGCAAAccaaaccagaaattactggaaaagctcagcaggtctggttgtctctgtggtgagaaatcacgtttaacatttcaggtccaggcCCTTCCTCAAAACGTTAAAATGCGGCTTTGTCGGTGATTCAATCCATGGAGCAGAGAATAAGGTGATGAGACCCTCCTGCAAGGTGGGTGGGAGGTAAAGAGAGGTACAAGAGAAAGAGaatcaggaaggagagaaagaaatcaAAATACAAGAGATGAAGAGAGAGGTAAAGGACATAAAACAGTGATAGAAATCATGAAGGAGAAAGAGGGGTGGGAGAAAAGACAGATTACAGTCACAACCAACCTCCCAGAAACTGAAAGTTGCCAGACAATTGATGACTTGcttatcagagagagagagagataactaaTTGTGACTTTTATCAGAGGGTCACCATGTCTTATGCAAGGGACAAGGTCAGGAAAGCAGGGCCTTTAATGGTGACCTCGGCCGATAGAAGGAATTGTTGTCACACAGACCAGCCGTCCAagtaactgagctaaccaaccccaaacatgctgtgtttgttgatagtcCTGTTTTCAATTATAGAACAAACCTTGATTCAAACAGTCCAGTGGCCTTGTTCATGAAAATATCTCTGCAATTGGGGTTAGACAGACGACAAGACCAAGGATCCCTGTTAATGTGCCAGAGACTAGGCAAGGGTGTTGGGTGGGAATATAGTTTATGTGTTGCCAGCCCCCCcctcaaaacacttcaagaaAGTAACCCGAACCCTAACTTTGCgagttgttttgagcaggtgtaatgtggatattccaggagggatgcagctggcccaaccacttagttttgaACAAAACCGAATTTATTTGCAAGGTTTACTAAATGAAACTCAAAGGAaatagaacagaatactgaataacttaacctattgGAAAACCCGACCGATAATCCCTGTAAAAACCCCTTGacaaaaaagtaaaatcaaacacggGGGTTTTGGAGGAGAGTttcagagagatgggagagagattcagcatggaataaCTTTTTCCAgatctttgaccagcagccttaAAACTGCTTGcttgctctgaacagccagacatataaaaccaaaccaaaccagagagacGCTGGGCTGGGAGACGCAGGCTTGGaggagctgaagggcctgtttctgtgctgtaaggttctttCTTCTGGGTGAACTGGCCACGCCCCTTTCGttgtgcaagtgttttttttaaacttaaaagcttcttcaagttcATCAAGCCAGACATTTCAGAACCTGTCATAAAACCACCTTTAAAACAAAAGCCACGGACAATACAACCCaattaaaggagcagcagcatcaccATCATCAGTGTATACGACTATATAGAGCGAAGAGAAATTGGCAGTGACTGTGCAGAAGAATGAATTTGAGGAAGATTGCTCCCCCATGCCTGTATATTTGCACTGTTCTACCTGTGACACGTTGTCAATCTCTCATCTTATATTGTTCCCCAGCTGCTGTGAGAGTTACTGACAGGAGGCTGGATGTGAGCAGAAAGGTGAATGAGAACAAACTGTGCTCAGTAACATGATCCAAAGTGTTGCAGGTCATATCTAGGACTTCTAACACCAGCCCCATCTCACCTGCATCCCTCTCAATATCACCTCCAAATCTGTCAATGTCACCTCCATCCCTCTCAATCTAACCTTTATTCATCCCCTTTCCTCCATCACACTCAGCCTCACTTTTGTCCCTCAACACCACCTCCACCATCCCAATGAACCTCACCTCCAACCCACTCAACTTCACCTGTCCTTCAACATTACCTCTCTCCCACATAACATCACCTTCATTCCTCAATATTGCCTCCATCCTAGTGAACCACTCCCCTGCCCCACTCAACCTCACCTCCATGCCTGTCACAATCGCTGGTCAACACATAGGGCAAGTTTCCTGAAGTGAAATTCAGGGAATTCAGGAGCCATCACCTTTGGTTCTCCGCCACAAATTCAATTTCCTTCCAGTTCCATTCCTCTCCTCAATTACTGCCTGAGGTTGAAACAGACAGTTCACAACCACGCTGTCCTATTCATTCTCTGCATTATCAGAAACATTTACTTCCACTCTCTGAACATGGCCCTTCCCTGTCTGTCTAGCTGTGCCTTTGCTACTTCTGGGCCTGACAGTTCTACTGCTGCTAGCTTGCCTCCTATCACCATCGAGTTTTGCTGCACATCTCCTGATCTTCGTCCATCACGAGTGACCATTCTCATTGACTTTGGTCGCTCACTTCAGCATTACCCTTCAGGAGCTCTGCACCTATCTAATTCGGGCCTGTTAAACATCCCTGCTTTAAATTCCCTCCCAGAATCTTCCTGCCTCAAATATCCCTCAACACCCACCTCTTTAACACAACACTTAGTCTTCTTGCCTGCTTTGTGTTACATTTTAGTTGATGGTCGCCTGTTTAACACTTTCTAATGTTTGACAACACCTCAGGCATTGTGTATAAATACAAGCTGTTGTTCGACCTGAATGTACAGGTGAGTGATAGTTGAAACCTGCTGATGAGTTGGACAGATATTAAAAATCAACGTACACAGCTAGTCATGCTCTCACCTTACACAGCCAGCTCTGTGCCCTGCAATGAGTCACCCATTCTCCTACTCATTTACAACAAGCTTGCAGCCTGTTCCTGAGCAGGAAACACCTGGTGTGCAGCAACTTAAACTGTTCCTGAGTATCACACGCTCCTTGGTGAGGGGGTAAGGAAAAACTGTGTGCTTGTGAGAGGAGCCAGTGAGAGATGTTGCAGGTTGAGACCAGGAAAAAagaaagaccataagatataggtgcagaaatgaggccattcagcccatccagccttcTCCATCACGGCTGATAATattttcaactccattctcctgcttcctccccataacctttgaaaaTCAAGAACCAATCCAACTCTGCCTTACACATACTGAAGCACCTGGCCTCTATAGCCTTCTCTGCCAATTGATttccagattcaccactctctgaatgaacacgtttctcatctctgttctgaagggtcttccctttactctaaggctgtgcccaagtCTCTCCTATTAATGGAGAACGTgcggattgcagatgctggagatcagagctgaaaattttagattagattatttacagtgtggaaacaggcccttcggcccaacaagtccacaccgaccctctgaagtgcaaccccacccgtacccctacatttaccccttacctaacactacggacaatttcccatggccaaatcacctgacccgcacatccctggactgtgggaggaaaccggagcacccggaggaaacccacgcagacacggggagaatgtgcaaactccacacagtcagtcgcccgagtcgggaattgaacccgggtctcaggcgctgtgaggcagcagtgctaaccaccgtgccgctatgcctgaaacattgattctcctgttccctggatgctgcctgacctgctgcacttttgcagcaacacattttcagctctctcctttcgatggaaacatcttcccaatgtccactagTTTGTAAGTTTCTGTTGCATCCGCCCCATGGCTCTAagctccatcaagtacagacccagaaggAGAAGAGTCCTGCTGCCCGCTTTGTcggctccaacactctccctcccccgGAACCTCACTGAGAAAACAAGTCCAGTTCTACAGAAGGACCTGGAACAGATCCTTTcccctcacagatgctgccagagcctGGGCGCCACATCTTCCCTCGGCTCTTACATGAGGTTTATTTGGGGAATCTGGTGGGTGGGGACCACATGGACACAAGGCTCTGTTTCCCTGATGATAAAGTGCAGGGCCTGACGTCACTGACAGACTGACACAATCAACCAATTCCCAGGAAATTCACTTTAATTGATACACTCAGGTGACGTCACGGCCATGACGTTCGCATCTGCAACATCGACGTGATGACGACACGGGACAAACGCCGTGCGCGATGACGCCCCGACGTGAAAGGTATGGGACAAACGCCGTGCGCGATGACGGCATGACGTCAAGGTACGGGACAAACGCCGTGCGTGATGACTGCATGACGTGAAAGGTACAGGACGAACATCGAGCGCGATGACGGCGTGACGTCAAGGTACGGGACAAAAGCCGAGCGCGATGACGGCGTGACGTAAAAGGAACGCGACAAACACCGAGCGCGATGACAACATGACGCGACAGGTACGGGAAAAACGCCGAGCGATGACGACATGACGTAAAAGGTACGGGAAAAACGCCGAGCGCGATGACGGCATGACGTAAAAGGTACGGGAAAAACGCCGAGCGATGACGGCATGACGTAAAGGGTACGGGAAAAACGCCGAGCGATGACGACATGACGTAAAAGCAGCGGCTCTCCAGATGATTGGGGGTTgggctgcaaaagcacagcaggtccggcaacgTCCGGCATGCGcgggaatcgacgttttgggcaaaaaaacCCTTCATTGGCAATTAtcgatgaaggtcttttgcccggaACATGGATGTCCCGGCTCCCCGggcgctgtctgacctgctgtgcttttccagcagcacacactACCATCTCCAATTGACTTTGGGGGGCGGGGCTTACCGTCGGGGGGCGTGTCCGCGTGAGGCGATGACGACATGGCGTCCAAAGGGCGGCTCCAGGTGAAGTGGGCTCTGGGCCACGTGGCGCGCTGACGGCGTGACGTCACGCCCGCCATGACGGCATCACGTCGAGTAGAcgccctcctcctccctcacaccATCTTCATGTTGTACTTGGCGtcgtctccctccccccctcctcctcctcctccgccgCCACCGCCCCCGTGCGGCACGAAGTCCACCTGGATGTTGTTGTGTTTGATCGGGCCCTTGGCCCGGCTCCAGGCGAACAGCAGCGAGAAGCAGACGGTGACCACGCTGAAGAAGGAGGCGAAGCCCATGGTGGTGGTGACCAGCAGGGTCTGGGTGTCGAAGGGGTAGCCGGGCCGCACGCCGCCCCTCCCCGCCGGCCGGAAGACGCCGAGCTCCTGCGGCGAGAGCGGCCGCACCCGCAGCGTGGCCGAGGCGGTGTCGTTGCCGCCGGCGTTGCGGGCCACGCAGCGGTAGATGCCGGCGTCCTGCGGGCGGACCGAGGCGATCTCCAGGCCGCCGTCGGGCAGCAGGCGGCTGCGGCCCAGCGCCGGGCCCGGCAGCGGGAAGGGCCCCGGGGTGGGGGCGCCCAGCCGCTGGCGCCGGGGGTTGAGCCACAGGATGTCGGGGGGCGGGTCACCGTCGGCCGAGCAGCGGAAGGTGACGGGCCGGCCCTCGCGGACCGAGAGGCGCTGCGGCCGCTTGTCGCGGATGCGGGGCCGGCTGCAGAGGAAGGAGCCGGGCGGCGGCGGGCGGTCGAGGCGGAGGCCGCGGTGGGCCTCGGGGGTGCGGCAGGCGGGCGCCGGGCCCAGGAAGCGCAGCCGGCGGCGGCGGCGGGCCACCCAGTGCAGGCGGCAGTCGCAGGCCAGCGGGTTGTCGCCCAGGCCCAGGCTGTGGAGGCCGGCCGCCGAGCGGAAGGCCTTCTCGGGCAGGCTGCGGAGCTGATTGGACGTGACGTCGAGCAGCCGGAAGTAGAGCAGCCCGCGGAAGGCCTCGGGCTGGACGGCGAGCAGGCCGGCGCCGACCAATCGCAGCTCCTCCAGCCGGGTCACGTGGCGCAGCATCCCCGCGCGGATGACgcgaatgggattgtgggagaggTCCAGCCAGCGCAGGGCAGGCTGGGATTGCAGGCCCAGGTAAGGCACCGAGCTCAGGTTGCAGCGTGTGACCGACAGGCGCAGCAGCAGCTCGGGCCCCCGGAGGCTGCCTTCCTCCAGCTCGGACAGGGACGACCACCCGTCCAGCTGCAGCAGGCGGAGGGCGGCCAGGGGCCCGAAGGTGCCGGCGGGGAGGCGGCGGACCCGGGCGAGGCCGAGCAGGCGGAGGGCGCTGAGGTTGGCCAGCGGCTGCAGGGAGAGGGCGGACGGGGCGGCGGGCAGCGAGCCCCCGGTGACGGTGAGCAGGCGCAGGGCGGGTAGGCCCTCCCACAGCCTCGGGCCCAGGTAGCCGAGCTGCGGGCCTCCCACCTCCAGGCGGCCGAGGCGGCGCAGGCCCCGGAAGGTGAGGTCCAGCAGCGCCGGCAGCGGGTTGGAGCCGAGCTCCAGGCTCTCCAGGGCGGCCAGGCGGCCCAGCGCCCCCGGGGACAGGTACCGCAGCCGGTTACCGTCCAGGCGGAGGCGGCGGAGCTGCCCGAGGCCGGACCAGGCCCCTCCATCCTCGGCCTCGgcctcctccccctccccgcccccggGCAGCTCCGACACCAGGTTCCCGCTGAGGTCCAGCTCCTCCAGCCGCCGCCGCGCCGCCGGCCCCCCGGAGCCCCGCGGCCACTCCAGCCGCCGGAGCCGGTTGCGGCTGAGGTCGAGCACCCGGGTCCCCCCCGGGATCCCCGCGGGCACCGACTCCAGGCCCCGGCCCGAACACTCCACCGTCCGGTTGTCGGCCCAGCAGCGGCAGGGGGCGGGGCAGGGGAGGCCGGGCCCCGGGatcaccagcagcagcagcaggagggggggggagaggccGCCAGCCCCGCCCGGGGACCCGCTCCCGACACCGCCCTCCGGCCCtgaaacacagagagagggggggggggggggtcagggagGGGGCTGGCTCACTTCACAtcacacccacccccctccccctcgcacccccctctccctcgcacccccaccccctctcccttgcacccccctctccctcgcacccccaccccctctccctcgcacccccaccccctctccctcgcatcccccacccccctctccctcgcatcccccaccccctcgcaccccccaccccctctccctcgcacccccctctccctcgcatcccccaccccctcgcaccccccaccccctcgcaccccccaccccctcgcacccccctctccctcgcaccccctctccctcgcacccccctctccctcgcacccccctctccctcgcaccccccctctccctcgcacccccctctccctcgcacccccctctccctcgcacccccctctccctcgcaccccctctccctcgcccccccctccccctcaccccccccaccctcctcacccccccttctctctctccccctcccccaccaccacctctctcTTCTCTGGTGGGATATACGGACCTGTGAGGACCAGTCTTTGCTCCAGCCTGTACCCAGTGGCTGGGGAGAGTCGGTGAGATGAAGGGCTGGGAGTGACCctgccctgctctctctgtcactctcactctcacacacacacggtcagTTCAGCTGCTCAACAGTATGTGAAGAGGAAGCTGGGTGTCACTTCTTCGTCTGTAGCCCCCCCCCAGTCTGCCTCTCTGAGCCCGGTAGCCCCTGGCCGGGACAGTCAAGGGTAGCCCTGGGGTGAGAGTTACCGAGTCGAAGGTGGGCATTTTCCCGTTCCAGAGGATGCTTCCCCCTCCCGCCTCAGAAATCACGGATATTCTGTGCTGCTCCAGAGCCACCTCTCACCGTtatccccctcaacctcctccatcccATATGTCCCCCCTTCGCAGCCCCCTCGACTTGTCATTCGGCCCCATTACTCTGCCCTGTTCCTAGTTGCTGTCCCCCGGTTTGTTTGGGCTATGGTTGAGGCTGAGGGATGGGTGGTGAGTATTCCCGCTGCCTCCTATACAGGTGTTTAAAATGTTGCAGCTTCtgatttaaaaatgacaattaCCTCATTACCATCGTACTCCTGAGGAAGTCATGGATTTTTGTTCAGTCCTGGGTTGCAGCTGTAACTCCGGGACTGGCTTCGTTGCGGTTACTGTCGGAACAGCTCTGACAGTGTGGATTTATCCCGGTGGGATCTGGTTACAGGTCATACACCAGCTGCAGCCAGTGACTAAGTTTCCAACAGCCAGCACATGGTCAGGTTACAGGACAAACATTGTCCCCTCTGAATATTTAAACACTCGACACCTTGTCGCTTGCTTTCTTTAGTCAAAAGTGAAATCGCCTGCTTGTAATTTGAAGGGGGCCTGGTGTAACCCAGATTGATCACCAGAGCTGTTCACTGTCAGCTGAAAGCTCAGATTTAGAATGTAGCTTCCTTTattctgtccccatcaaatacccTCAGGAGAAATACTacctgggttagatacagaataaagctctccACTCTTCTGCAGTAAAAGTAAACAATATAGAGATTTCTTGGCACTTCCCATAaaaccctcccagggacaggatGGGGTTAGCtaaagagtaaagctccctctacactgtcccccatcaaacactcccaggacagggacagcacgggttagatacagagtaaagctccctctacactgtcccccatcaaacactcccagggacagcacggggttagatacagagtaaagctccctctacgctgtccccccatcaaatactcccagggacagggacagcacgtggttaaatacagagtaaagctccctctacactgtcccccatcaaacactcccaggacagggacagcacgtggttaaatacagagtaaagctctctctacactgtcccatcagACACTCAGTACCCGGACAGCACAATACAAATATCCTTTGATACTGCGAACAGTGCAATCTAGACAGATAAAGCCCATCTAACACTGTCTCTAGCGACCACTTACACGGCCGATACAGAGTCAAGTTCCCTCAAACACAAAAgagcagagattgctggagaggctcagcaggtctctggagagaaggcagagttaacatttcccaCCCTGTGACCTTGATTCAGAATGTGCATTAAGCAGTGAACACAGGAGAAGGTATTTCTGCAAGGTTTTTTTATTGTATCAAACAGAAACCAGCCACAGACGAGACCCTGAACATCAAGGAGTGTTCCATGGGAATGTGTGAGATTAACGTAaccaactgttagatctgttttGTTCTGTCACCAAAACTCTCCTTGGAAGTTGAGCTGAAGTTTGCCGTGGATCACATGGGGCTCACCGCTTTCCCTCTTTCTTATCACATTTGGTGATATCTGCCGGTTTCTCCTGGAGTGCGGTTACAGCCCAGGGATATTGCTGGAATACTGGGCCTGAGCAGGGGAAGGCTGGTTTCCTGTTTCCTACTGGGTCCCCGGATGTTAGAAGAATGGGTTTTCCTCTTCTTTGTAGCTGTTCTGAAGCCGAAGACGTCCCATGGTGGTTTTACTGATGCATGGGATCTTGTGATTGGTTTTCATAACAACTGCCAGAAGGCATGAGCTGGGTCGCTGAATGAGTTCACACCAATCGGGGTAATCGACAGGCTGGGGCACGCTATTAAGAAAAGACAGGCTGAGAGAGCGTATTATACAACCCCCCCCAGGCTTAAATCCACAGAGAGTACTTACAGGCTtaagatacagagtacagctccctctacactgtcaccctatcaaaccctcccaggacagggacagcacggggttagatacggagtaaagctccctctacactgttgccccatcaaacactcccagggacagcacggggttagatacagagtaaagctccctctacactgtcccccatcaaacactcccagggacagcacggggttagatacagagtaaagctccctctacgctgtccccccatcaaatactcccagggacagcacggggttaaatacagagtaaagctctctctacactgtcccccatcaaacccaaCCATCACGATGTTAGATAtggagtaaagctctctctacacggTGTCCCCAGCACCCCCAAACCCAACACATCCAATGCTGGTTGAGATACTGAATGTCCCCATGAAGTGTTCCTGCTGTTCTGGTTCCTACTTACCTGTCACAGCAGCCAACTCCAAAGGGCTTCAGGCAGATACATTGGTAACATTCTTCATTAATCCAAGTGTCTCCAGTCTCCAGCCTGACACCCTTGTGTTCACAGGTGGCTAGACAAAGATACAGACAGGGGTTAGTGTAAAAGGAAGCCAGTCGGTAACCTGTCCCCCTTCATAaccactccccctcctgctcccagatTAACAGAAATGACTTTCACCTTTGCTGTTAAAGAAGCATTCTCCTGCGGTGTGTACGGTGTGAGGGAACAGAATCAAAGCTATGCACAAAAATCTCACTGCACCCCTCAGCAGCACCATAGCATAAATCAGTTGACGTttctggctgtctctctctcactgctgtGTCCTCGTCTGTCTCTTGACCTGTTGGTTTCTCACACCCTTTTCTGCTTGttatctctctcctctcttaGATGTTACTGTCCTCCCGGTCTTCCCACGGCCTCAGTCTGTCTGCCCTTCCCACGGCCTCAGTCTGTCTGCCCTTTCCACGGCCTCAGTCTGTCTGCCCTTCCCACGGCCTCTACCTGCAGCTGTTCCTTAGGCTTGCAGCAGAGAGTACTCTCTCCTCTCGTCCACTTATTTCTATTTACAATCTTTTTCTGCTGTTGAATATTTCCTTCCTGCTGCTGAGTAATTTCTCTTCCTGCTGTCCTGTCCTCGCCCCATTAACTCTGGGCAGTGCCTCTCCTATTTATACTGGTCCATCGTTCTGTCACTCCCATTTCTAACAGTGCGTTTATAGACTGATGCAGCGTGTGCTCACACCGTCTGTCGTGGTGATAAGGCCAGGGTCTTCCTCAGCTTTTATTTATTTACCGGCAAATGACGACGATGCGGTTGACACAGTGATGGTAGATAACAAGGTCTCCGAATGACAGAGAATTCTCCGTTATATCATCAGAACACCATAACCTCTTATCTGATACTTGCAGCATCTACTGTGCAAATTGCTAGTCCCTGAGTTCAGTTACTGATCTTATAGTTTGCCTAGAGGAACGGGAGTAGGCCATTGGGTATGACCCTGCCTTGACTGATCAAACTTTCCTGCATTACCTCCATATCCCctcatgtcattattttccagaAT
This genomic stretch from Hemiscyllium ocellatum isolate sHemOce1 chromosome 50, sHemOce1.pat.X.cur, whole genome shotgun sequence harbors:
- the LOC132805511 gene encoding leucine-rich repeat and immunoglobulin-like domain-containing nogo receptor-interacting protein 3; its protein translation is MTSRGGCEGGTYGMEEVEGDNGPEGGVGSGSPGGAGGLSPPLLLLLLVIPGPGLPCPAPCRCWADNRTVECSGRGLESVPAGIPGGTRVLDLSRNRLRRLEWPRGSGGPAARRRLEELDLSGNLVSELPGGGEGEEAEAEDGGAWSGLGQLRRLRLDGNRLRYLSPGALGRLAALESLELGSNPLPALLDLTFRGLRRLGRLEVGGPQLGYLGPRLWEGLPALRLLTVTGGSLPAAPSALSLQPLANLSALRLLGLARVRRLPAGTFGPLAALRLLQLDGWSSLSELEEGSLRGPELLLRLSVTRCNLSSVPYLGLQSQPALRWLDLSHNPIRVIRAGMLRHVTRLEELRLVGAGLLAVQPEAFRGLLYFRLLDVTSNQLRSLPEKAFRSAAGLHSLGLGDNPLACDCRLHWVARRRRRLRFLGPAPACRTPEAHRGLRLDRPPPPGSFLCSRPRIRDKRPQRLSVREGRPVTFRCSADGDPPPDILWLNPRRQRLGAPTPGPFPLPGPALGRSRLLPDGGLEIASVRPQDAGIYRCVARNAGGNDTASATLRVRPLSPQELGVFRPAGRGGVRPGYPFDTQTLLVTTTMGFASFFSVVTVCFSLLFAWSRAKGPIKHNNIQVDFVPHGGGGGGGGGGGGEGDDAKYNMKMV